A genome region from Fervidobacterium changbaicum includes the following:
- a CDS encoding ABC transporter substrate-binding protein, whose product MRKFGKLLVVALLLSSLSIFAVIKIGALLPLTGGVSAFGDLVKKGIELAHEEKGTVLGEKIEVVYMDTRSEKTEAANGIARLIDKEGVVAVIGEVISGNSIAAGEIAEKKKVPMVSPSSTNPLVTQGKKFVSRVCFIDPLQGTALAEFAVKTLKIKKATVFTDVEQDYSVGLSNYFIERFKKYGGQVLQVQYKSGDQEFSAQLSQALAFGSEAIVVTGYYNEIALVAQQARSLGYKGYILAGDGADAPELIKIGGQAVEGMYFSDHYHPDAPITPVSKKFVDAFVKKYGVKPSTLSALGYDAYMLVVEAIERAKTTKPELIATAIRSIKNFQGATGVISIDQNGNATKDVVILTVKNQQFAFAAKISASDLK is encoded by the coding sequence ATGAGGAAGTTCGGAAAACTTTTGGTGGTCGCTCTTCTACTCAGTTCACTTAGTATTTTCGCCGTTATCAAGATAGGTGCGCTCTTACCACTTACCGGTGGTGTATCGGCTTTTGGTGACTTGGTCAAGAAAGGTATCGAGCTTGCTCACGAGGAGAAAGGAACAGTTCTTGGAGAGAAGATAGAAGTTGTATACATGGATACGCGTAGCGAGAAGACGGAAGCGGCAAACGGTATCGCAAGGTTAATAGATAAGGAAGGCGTCGTTGCTGTTATAGGTGAAGTCATCAGTGGTAACTCTATTGCTGCTGGTGAAATTGCGGAAAAGAAAAAGGTCCCAATGGTTAGTCCATCGTCTACAAATCCGCTCGTGACACAAGGTAAGAAATTTGTCTCAAGAGTTTGTTTCATTGACCCACTCCAAGGAACTGCACTCGCAGAGTTTGCCGTTAAGACGTTAAAAATTAAAAAAGCAACGGTATTTACTGATGTTGAACAAGACTACAGCGTTGGACTTTCGAATTACTTTATAGAAAGATTCAAAAAATATGGTGGTCAGGTCCTCCAAGTTCAGTACAAATCAGGTGACCAGGAGTTCAGCGCACAACTTTCACAAGCTCTTGCGTTTGGAAGCGAGGCCATAGTTGTCACCGGATACTACAATGAGATAGCACTCGTCGCACAGCAAGCGAGGTCTCTGGGATACAAAGGTTACATACTTGCGGGCGATGGTGCGGATGCGCCAGAATTGATAAAAATTGGAGGTCAGGCTGTAGAAGGAATGTACTTCTCTGACCACTACCATCCGGATGCACCGATTACTCCAGTTTCAAAGAAGTTTGTGGATGCTTTTGTGAAGAAATACGGCGTGAAGCCATCTACACTTTCTGCTCTTGGATACGACGCATACATGCTTGTTGTTGAAGCAATTGAAAGGGCAAAGACAACAAAGCCAGAACTCATAGCTACCGCTATCAGATCGATCAAGAATTTCCAAGGGGCAACAGGTGTCATTTCGATTGACCAGAATGGAAATGCCACGAAAGATGTTGTCATTCTAACAGTCAAAAATCAGCAATTTGCATTTGCTGCTAAGATATCTGCAAGCGATCTGAAATAA
- the coaBC gene encoding bifunctional phosphopantothenoylcysteine decarboxylase/phosphopantothenate--cysteine ligase CoaBC, which produces MNILLGVSSGIAIYKAVDLASKIRKEGWNLKVIMTEHATKLISPIVFSSVGNCEVFTDTYEIEQGWIIHTEVSKWADVLLIAPATANTIAKLAHGFADNLLTTTALAFNKSNKVVVPTMNTRMYENQVTLENIEKLKEHGWKVLEPEAGHLACGEVGKGRYPENEKIIEFVKILSEEKPLSGKKVLITAGPTREAIDPVRYISNHSSGKMGYSIAKVAKRLGAEVCLISGPTCLEVPYFIDSYIRVESAKDMFEAVLEKYREYDILIMCAAVADYTPTQSSQEKIKKTQDKLVLELSKTPDILDFLGHNKQPGQIVVGFAAETQNIVDNAYEKLLKKEADVIVANDARRAMGSDENQVYLIFKDKPTVVIEGKKEEVAKELLKRVCELLEK; this is translated from the coding sequence ATGAATATATTACTTGGTGTTTCGTCTGGTATAGCCATCTACAAAGCTGTAGACTTGGCGAGTAAGATAAGAAAAGAAGGATGGAATTTGAAAGTGATAATGACAGAGCATGCAACAAAACTCATAAGTCCCATCGTTTTTTCATCAGTTGGCAACTGTGAAGTTTTCACTGACACTTACGAAATCGAACAAGGTTGGATCATCCATACGGAAGTTTCAAAGTGGGCAGATGTTTTACTTATCGCACCTGCAACAGCGAATACTATTGCAAAATTGGCACATGGGTTTGCCGATAATCTGTTAACAACAACGGCGCTCGCATTTAACAAATCCAACAAAGTAGTTGTTCCAACAATGAACACACGAATGTATGAAAATCAGGTAACACTGGAGAACATTGAGAAATTAAAAGAACATGGCTGGAAGGTGTTGGAACCAGAAGCTGGGCACCTTGCCTGTGGTGAAGTGGGGAAAGGTCGGTATCCCGAGAATGAGAAAATCATCGAATTTGTAAAAATACTCTCCGAAGAAAAACCCCTCTCCGGTAAAAAGGTATTGATTACAGCAGGTCCTACAAGGGAAGCTATCGACCCTGTAAGGTACATCTCAAACCATTCAAGTGGTAAGATGGGGTACTCAATAGCAAAAGTAGCCAAAAGACTCGGAGCCGAAGTATGCCTAATATCTGGTCCTACTTGCTTGGAGGTTCCTTATTTTATTGATTCATATATTCGTGTCGAAAGTGCAAAAGATATGTTCGAAGCTGTTTTGGAAAAATACAGAGAATATGATATACTAATAATGTGCGCCGCTGTCGCAGACTACACACCCACCCAAAGCTCACAAGAAAAGATTAAGAAGACTCAGGACAAGCTGGTACTGGAACTTTCAAAGACACCAGACATATTGGATTTCTTAGGTCATAACAAACAACCGGGGCAAATAGTTGTCGGATTCGCCGCTGAAACGCAGAACATCGTTGACAATGCGTATGAAAAACTTTTGAAAAAGGAAGCCGATGTTATTGTTGCAAATGATGCAAGAAGAGCCATGGGAAGTGATGAAAATCAAGTGTATTTAATTTTTAAAGATAAGCCTACGGTAGTGATCGAGGGCAAAAAAGAAGAAGTAGCAAAGGAGTTGTTGAAAAGGGTATGCGAGCTATTAGAGAAATGA
- a CDS encoding CBS domain-containing protein has protein sequence MKAVRWVNTFFPKVKNTQTIAEALHEMRKHSCDYCIVIDEDGKFDGLLHKSVIKEVEMEEKVGPYVVFPDFYIVEDSTIEEAAMMLIENKETILPVVNSNSEVIGVLTIQEVLEAMTEMAAMDEHGIRINLTLPDKPGELKKVIDVLANNKINILSILTIKDGESRLVSIKVDSKDAESVAGILEIYEIAYESIVEEEGFF, from the coding sequence ATGAAGGCAGTGAGATGGGTTAACACATTCTTTCCAAAGGTAAAAAACACACAAACGATAGCAGAGGCACTTCATGAAATGAGGAAACACTCATGCGACTACTGTATAGTGATCGATGAAGATGGTAAATTTGACGGCTTGCTCCACAAGTCTGTAATTAAAGAAGTTGAAATGGAAGAAAAAGTGGGTCCGTACGTTGTATTCCCAGACTTTTACATAGTTGAAGACTCAACAATTGAAGAAGCCGCCATGATGCTGATCGAGAACAAAGAAACAATACTACCCGTTGTGAATTCAAACAGTGAAGTAATAGGAGTACTAACCATTCAAGAAGTCCTCGAGGCAATGACCGAAATGGCAGCAATGGATGAGCATGGTATAAGAATCAACCTCACACTACCAGACAAACCTGGTGAGCTTAAGAAGGTCATCGACGTGCTTGCAAATAACAAGATTAACATTCTGTCGATTTTGACAATCAAAGATGGTGAATCAAGGCTGGTCTCGATAAAAGTTGATAGCAAGGATGCGGAAAGCGTTGCAGGTATTCTTGAGATTTACGAAATTGCATACGAATCCATAGTGGAGGAAGAAGGTTTCTTCTGA
- a CDS encoding segregation and condensation protein A encodes MELLFKLEQLEFEGPLDLLLYLVQKKKIDIRQLSISQLADEFLYYVNQMEELNLNVTSEFIATAAYLLELKSKSLLPMSEKEKKEYEYKRELLIRRIEEYARLKELTEEIMTKSSADQYPVKVPYSFPKVDEKKLVKIVKAALQEVEVKQKVYIIKKENYSLERIMEEIEEKYDVVNLLEILRDSSSKYEIIVKFLAVLELIRFERYIIDDDLVLRKVVRPDVSGIRA; translated from the coding sequence ATGGAGCTACTTTTTAAACTTGAGCAACTCGAGTTTGAAGGACCGCTTGATTTACTCCTTTATCTAGTGCAAAAGAAAAAAATAGACATCCGTCAGTTGTCGATATCACAACTGGCGGATGAGTTTTTGTATTATGTCAACCAGATGGAGGAACTCAACCTCAACGTTACATCCGAATTCATCGCGACAGCTGCTTATCTTCTCGAACTGAAATCGAAAAGCTTGTTACCAATGAGTGAGAAAGAAAAGAAAGAGTATGAATACAAAAGAGAGTTGCTCATAAGACGCATCGAAGAATATGCAAGGCTCAAAGAGCTTACCGAAGAGATTATGACCAAAAGCTCTGCAGATCAATACCCTGTTAAGGTACCGTATTCGTTCCCAAAAGTTGATGAGAAGAAATTGGTCAAAATCGTCAAAGCCGCACTCCAAGAAGTCGAAGTTAAGCAGAAAGTGTATATCATAAAGAAGGAAAACTATTCATTGGAACGTATCATGGAAGAAATCGAGGAAAAATACGATGTCGTTAATTTATTGGAAATCCTTAGGGACAGCTCGTCCAAATACGAAATCATCGTGAAGTTCTTAGCTGTTCTGGAATTAATCAGATTCGAAAGATACATAATAGACGATGACCTTGTTTTGAGAAAAGTGGTGAGGCCAGATGTCTCGGGCATTCGAGCGTGA
- a CDS encoding SMC-Scp complex subunit ScpB: protein MSRAFERELSDLVDESTKTLQPDKISLVEAIIFASRGVSKATLAELTDIPDEELDKIITYLKKKYDSDEHGIELKQIEDYYRFYTKSKFADVVSKVAKRRNLGSLSPAQLEIAVFLAVRRQATKLEIDSMRGKDSSNLIKQLLVSGVIKRRKLGRTFVYSLTDTFKDESMIEELVRQAGGASFESIGKMLFETPETIQSQDTQQIQQDTSNSDESKDFHSDAFEVIRKEEIEIPPEE from the coding sequence ATGTCTCGGGCATTCGAGCGTGAATTAAGTGATTTAGTGGATGAATCCACAAAAACCTTGCAACCTGATAAGATATCGCTTGTTGAAGCTATTATCTTTGCTTCAAGAGGCGTATCTAAAGCGACTCTCGCCGAATTAACTGACATCCCCGACGAGGAACTTGATAAAATCATCACTTATCTTAAGAAAAAGTACGATTCAGACGAACATGGCATCGAACTAAAACAGATAGAAGATTATTATCGATTCTACACGAAATCGAAGTTTGCCGATGTAGTGTCAAAAGTAGCCAAACGAAGAAATCTTGGTAGCCTGTCACCCGCTCAACTTGAGATTGCGGTATTCCTAGCCGTTCGAAGACAAGCAACCAAACTTGAGATCGATAGCATGCGTGGTAAAGATTCCTCCAACTTGATAAAACAGCTACTCGTCTCCGGAGTTATCAAAAGAAGAAAACTCGGTCGAACGTTTGTTTATAGCCTAACAGATACATTCAAAGATGAAAGCATGATCGAAGAGTTGGTAAGACAAGCCGGCGGAGCTTCATTTGAAAGCATAGGCAAAATGCTCTTTGAAACCCCCGAAACCATACAATCACAAGATACGCAACAAATCCAGCAAGATACTTCTAACAGTGATGAATCAAAAGATTTTCACAGCGATGCATTTGAGGTCATCCGAAAAGAAGAAATAGAAATCCCTCCTGAAGAATAA
- a CDS encoding AAA family ATPase, with amino-acid sequence MTVREAKYLSKKIMEAGEIPLLIGHFGVGKTDIAREIAQETQRKLIILVLSQMEPGDLIGLPARDENKTRFLAPDWWPEDGNTIILLDEINRAHRSIRNAIMQLLVDKRIHNHILPDGTWIMASMNPPDENYDQVELITDPAFLSRFFILEIHPDPNEWVEWAKRNHIEEEVIDFISKYPEFLSVHETVSLKASIKPSPRSWHKLSRVLSLMSEDDKKEYLYILASGIVGPEAAKVFIDKTITGQLNTPSEILIEGKIPESLDIHQANGLLIRLVDYLTTVDDKELEKLSNNVDTIALNLIRLSNVVPKDSFEAFIRMLVNLSNLPGLKGEFSDKLLRKLVSQSNN; translated from the coding sequence TTGACAGTCCGCGAAGCAAAGTATCTATCAAAGAAAATAATGGAGGCAGGGGAAATCCCCCTGTTGATTGGTCATTTTGGCGTGGGAAAGACCGATATAGCACGGGAAATCGCTCAAGAAACACAAAGAAAACTAATCATACTCGTTCTTTCACAAATGGAGCCGGGCGATTTGATTGGTCTGCCTGCAAGGGATGAGAACAAGACAAGATTTCTGGCTCCAGACTGGTGGCCAGAGGATGGGAACACCATAATCCTTTTGGATGAGATAAACCGTGCACATAGAAGCATCAGAAACGCCATTATGCAACTTCTTGTTGACAAAAGAATTCACAACCACATCCTCCCGGATGGCACATGGATAATGGCTTCCATGAATCCACCAGACGAAAACTACGACCAAGTCGAGCTCATTACAGACCCAGCATTTCTGAGCAGGTTCTTCATTCTTGAAATCCATCCTGATCCAAATGAATGGGTCGAATGGGCGAAGAGAAACCACATAGAAGAGGAAGTAATAGACTTCATATCGAAATATCCGGAATTTCTTTCCGTTCACGAAACTGTATCACTCAAAGCGTCTATTAAGCCCAGTCCAAGAAGCTGGCACAAACTGAGCAGAGTGCTATCGCTTATGTCTGAAGACGACAAAAAAGAATATCTCTACATCCTTGCAAGCGGTATCGTGGGACCAGAAGCAGCAAAGGTGTTCATTGACAAAACCATTACAGGCCAACTCAACACTCCATCGGAGATACTCATAGAAGGTAAGATTCCAGAATCTTTAGACATCCACCAAGCAAACGGCCTACTAATTCGCTTGGTGGATTACCTGACAACAGTCGATGATAAGGAATTGGAGAAACTCTCAAACAATGTGGACACTATCGCTCTGAACCTTATAAGACTCTCCAACGTCGTACCAAAAGATTCGTTCGAGGCATTCATTAGAATGTTGGTTAACCTATCGAATTTGCCAGGACTGAAAGGCGAGTTCTCTGATAAACTGCTTAGAAAGTTAGTCTCACAATCGAACAACTGA
- a CDS encoding DUF1292 domain-containing protein, producing the protein MFDHEHHHHHHHDHDHDHEHDHDHIDAFTLMDEEGNEHHFVLLGEVENKGKTYWVCEEIFVENDEVSEFGDTYLFIKTEDDEGNVFLDSIQSEEEFNEVAKLWEDMMGGEDFFIDLDEEDEENEEDEQ; encoded by the coding sequence ATGTTTGATCACGAACACCATCACCACCATCATCACGATCACGATCATGATCACGAACACGATCATGACCACATTGACGCATTCACTCTTATGGACGAGGAAGGTAACGAACATCACTTTGTTCTTTTAGGAGAAGTTGAAAACAAAGGAAAGACATACTGGGTATGTGAAGAAATCTTCGTAGAAAATGATGAGGTTTCCGAATTTGGAGATACATACCTTTTCATCAAAACAGAAGATGATGAAGGTAACGTCTTCCTCGACTCAATACAGAGTGAAGAAGAATTCAACGAAGTTGCAAAGCTTTGGGAAGACATGATGGGTGGAGAGGACTTCTTCATCGATTTAGATGAAGAAGACGAAGAAAACGAAGAAGACGAGCAGTAA
- a CDS encoding inorganic phosphate transporter, which translates to MNVLDVLLFLPSIFLGIIMGGNDAGNTLGVTIGNGVFKAKKAITIAAIVVIIGAFLGGKPGLKLASGIVKVDLAGMVIINLSAAVVTLFFLRKGLPISMTQAIIGANVGVGILLKNINTQILLYIVLGWFSTPVVAFILGFTLQKVLSTMFRGIRNLQVRFYILRVFLWFFTIYGAYSMGANDVGKITGILYQRGYNSYLLLFIGGLSLSAGIVLLSKKTIYTLGRELIALDDFTAMMTVATQALTIWLYSLVGLPVSPAHAIIGSLVGVGYSKGTRLQNPKVFQKILFSWIEAPLYGGIFSALMYSIYKLLW; encoded by the coding sequence ATGAACGTACTCGATGTTCTATTATTTTTACCTTCAATATTTCTTGGAATAATAATGGGTGGAAATGATGCAGGAAATACATTAGGAGTCACTATTGGAAATGGTGTGTTCAAAGCAAAAAAGGCAATAACAATTGCCGCTATTGTGGTGATCATAGGGGCTTTTCTTGGGGGTAAACCCGGTCTTAAGTTAGCCTCCGGAATAGTTAAGGTTGACTTAGCAGGGATGGTTATAATTAATCTGTCTGCAGCAGTTGTGACACTTTTCTTTCTAAGGAAAGGCCTTCCCATCTCTATGACGCAAGCAATCATTGGAGCAAACGTCGGCGTTGGTATCCTGCTCAAGAATATCAATACCCAGATTTTGTTGTACATAGTTTTAGGATGGTTCTCAACTCCCGTTGTGGCATTTATTCTTGGATTCACCCTTCAGAAAGTTTTATCGACTATGTTTAGAGGCATACGTAATTTGCAAGTTAGGTTCTACATTCTGAGGGTTTTCTTGTGGTTTTTTACAATTTACGGAGCATACTCAATGGGTGCAAACGATGTTGGAAAAATTACTGGAATACTCTACCAGAGAGGTTATAATTCTTATCTGCTCTTGTTCATAGGTGGATTGTCGTTAAGTGCTGGGATAGTTTTGTTAAGTAAAAAGACAATCTACACGCTCGGACGAGAATTGATTGCACTTGACGATTTCACAGCCATGATGACTGTAGCAACTCAAGCCTTAACTATTTGGCTTTATTCACTTGTTGGACTCCCAGTTTCACCGGCTCATGCGATAATTGGCAGTTTGGTTGGCGTTGGCTATTCAAAAGGTACAAGACTACAAAATCCGAAGGTATTTCAGAAGATACTCTTCTCATGGATAGAAGCCCCACTATACGGTGGAATATTCTCCGCTTTGATGTATTCAATATACAAACTTTTGTGGTAG
- a CDS encoding adenine phosphoribosyltransferase, translated as MDLKSFIRDIPDFPQKGVIFRDITPLIKNPEAFKYAVDTIVEEVKKFDFDLVVCPEARGFIIGAPIAYLLGKGFVPVRKPGKLPYKTVSDTYELEYGKAELHIHEDAIQPGQKVLIVDDVLATGGTALALKRLVEKVGGEVVASAFLIELTYLNPRNLLNNLPIIAPIKY; from the coding sequence ATGGACTTGAAGTCATTCATCAGAGACATTCCAGATTTTCCACAAAAGGGGGTTATATTCCGCGACATAACACCGCTTATCAAAAACCCAGAGGCATTTAAGTATGCTGTTGATACTATAGTCGAAGAAGTTAAGAAATTCGATTTCGACCTCGTTGTTTGTCCAGAAGCCCGAGGATTCATCATCGGAGCTCCCATAGCGTATCTTTTGGGTAAGGGATTTGTTCCAGTTAGAAAACCTGGAAAGTTGCCTTATAAAACCGTCAGTGATACATACGAACTGGAGTACGGAAAAGCAGAGTTGCACATCCATGAGGATGCAATTCAGCCAGGTCAGAAAGTCTTGATAGTAGATGATGTACTTGCAACAGGAGGTACAGCTTTGGCACTGAAAAGGCTCGTTGAAAAAGTCGGAGGAGAAGTTGTCGCAAGTGCTTTTTTAATTGAGCTCACTTATCTGAATCCAAGAAATTTGCTCAACAACCTGCCGATAATTGCGCCAATTAAATACTAA